In one window of Armatimonadota bacterium DNA:
- a CDS encoding transglycosylase SLT domain-containing protein, protein MAIGRASPAWAEPDAYDAALAEHKPVPVSALSVIAKEPSKFLTQAVELSGRITGVLRGEIVSTVILKLDRGEIVHLLARPQHQIVAVGETARAVARLAEPPGESYTFDLLAMKWTSQPQAPVDRDQFCAELAQQQLAQAGDSGLVPAQPRYVLPSRGDPQPSRDRILTAYADTIKYFNPRLDERERYTIAKYIIDFSERIGVDARLVMAVVACESNFNQNATSRAGAMGLGQLMPATARGMGVRNAYDAKENLWAAIRIVRGHLENQQGDIALALACYNAGSGAVRRYGGVPPYRETQNYIRKVINLYLQLAPEMAR, encoded by the coding sequence ATGGCGATCGGCCGCGCATCTCCCGCATGGGCGGAGCCGGATGCGTACGACGCCGCGCTGGCCGAGCACAAGCCGGTGCCCGTCAGCGCGCTTTCCGTCATCGCCAAGGAGCCGTCGAAGTTCCTGACGCAGGCGGTGGAGCTGAGCGGCCGCATCACCGGCGTGCTGCGCGGCGAGATCGTGAGCACGGTCATCCTCAAGCTTGACCGCGGGGAGATCGTGCACCTGCTGGCCCGACCGCAGCACCAAATCGTCGCGGTCGGGGAGACGGCCCGAGCGGTGGCGCGACTGGCCGAGCCGCCGGGGGAGTCCTACACGTTCGACCTGCTGGCGATGAAGTGGACGTCGCAGCCGCAGGCGCCGGTTGACCGCGACCAGTTCTGCGCGGAGCTGGCGCAGCAGCAGCTCGCACAGGCCGGCGACAGCGGCCTCGTGCCGGCGCAGCCGCGCTACGTCCTGCCGAGCCGCGGCGACCCGCAGCCGAGCCGGGATCGCATTCTTACGGCGTACGCCGACACGATCAAGTATTTCAACCCCCGTCTGGACGAGCGCGAGCGCTACACCATCGCGAAGTACATCATTGACTTCAGCGAGCGGATCGGCGTGGACGCGCGGCTGGTGATGGCCGTCGTGGCTTGCGAGAGTAACTTCAACCAGAACGCGACGTCGCGCGCGGGGGCGATGGGCCTCGGGCAGCTGATGCCTGCCACGGCGCGCGGGATGGGGGTGCGCAACGCGTACGACGCCAAGGAAAACCTGTGGGCGGCGATCCGGATCGTGCGCGGACACCTCGAAAACCAGCAGGGCGATATCGCGCTCGCCCTCGCCTGCTACAACGCCGGTTCCGGGGCGGTGCGGCGATACGGCGGCGTCCCGCCGTACCGCGAGACGCAGAACTACATCCGAAAGGTCATCAACCTGTATCTCCAGCTGGCGCCGGAGATGGCGCGCTAG
- a CDS encoding DUF1559 domain-containing protein, producing the protein MMRKNRGLTRRLGFTLIELLVVIAIIAILAAILFPVFARAREAARKATCLSNLKQIALAALMYAQDYDETLPAVSATGLLCSAHPIVPANQYAPFPMGALGSADFWQLGDVLRPYVKSLQLFECPTAKVRGKYRVELLGIEFLECEKDIEITPLTSGPAVGVSKVGRPADHPEGPFGAVGSYWWGCAHFDPAVGDCSTQNGNIGPVWDLARDLGYVTTDEYNEPTESWPCGNALGIFDDPVWKPMTGCLSYGVHEGYSQEYCLAHVIPVELGGEAPTMPVAMPVAFVDGHVKYMRLSFYEMMALMTAPNEIQ; encoded by the coding sequence ATGATGCGAAAGAATCGCGGTCTCACGCGCCGGCTGGGATTCACCCTGATCGAGCTGTTGGTGGTGATTGCGATCATCGCAATCCTGGCTGCCATTCTGTTTCCGGTCTTCGCGCGAGCCCGGGAGGCAGCGAGAAAGGCCACCTGCCTGTCGAACCTCAAGCAGATCGCTCTCGCGGCGCTGATGTACGCGCAGGACTATGACGAGACGCTGCCGGCAGTCAGTGCAACCGGCTTGCTGTGCAGCGCGCACCCGATAGTTCCCGCGAACCAATACGCCCCCTTTCCCATGGGCGCCCTCGGTTCCGCCGACTTCTGGCAGCTCGGGGACGTTCTCAGGCCGTACGTGAAGAGTCTGCAGCTCTTCGAGTGTCCAACGGCCAAGGTGCGGGGCAAGTATAGGGTCGAGCTACTAGGTATCGAATTTCTTGAGTGTGAGAAAGACATAGAGATCACCCCACTTACAAGCGGGCCGGCTGTTGGCGTTAGCAAAGTCGGGCGCCCAGCGGACCATCCCGAGGGTCCGTTTGGTGCTGTCGGGAGCTACTGGTGGGGTTGCGCGCATTTCGACCCCGCGGTCGGCGACTGCTCGACGCAGAACGGCAACATCGGGCCAGTCTGGGACCTCGCGCGCGATCTGGGGTATGTGACCACCGATGAGTACAATGAGCCGACGGAGTCCTGGCCCTGCGGCAACGCCCTGGGGATCTTCGATGACCCGGTGTGGAAGCCGATGACCGGGTGCCTGAGCTACGGAGTGCACGAGGGGTATAGCCAAGAGTACTGCCTGGCCCATGTGATTCCCGTGGAGTTGGGCGGCGAAGCCCCGACGATGCCGGTCGCCATGCCCGTCGCGTTCGTGGACGGACATGTCAAGTACATGCGCCTGAGTTTCTACGAGATGATGGCTCTGATGACGGCGCCGAACGAGATCCAGTAG
- a CDS encoding alpha/beta hydrolase, which translates to MTIDHHTHTYKVAEGCEIRADVHRAPDGVTRPGIVWIHGGALIMGHRGNISDRQRDLYVSAGYVVISIDYRLAPEAKLDAIIGDVRDAFRWVREEGPALFGVDPRRLAVIGHSGGGYLALMSGMCVEPRPRAVVSFYGYGDIAGAWYSRPDPFYCRAPAVTRDEAYAAVGGPVISAADGPHHRDRFYLYCRQQGLWPKEVTGHDPDAEPDAFDPFCPVRNVTPDYPPTFLSHGTADPDVPYEQSVAMADALARAGTEHELITIPDGAHGFDGADTPEVEAVFARVLAFLAHHLR; encoded by the coding sequence ATGACCATAGACCATCACACCCACACCTACAAGGTCGCCGAGGGCTGCGAGATAAGAGCGGACGTGCACCGCGCGCCGGACGGCGTCACGCGCCCCGGCATCGTGTGGATCCACGGCGGGGCGTTGATCATGGGCCACCGCGGAAACATCAGTGACCGCCAGCGCGACCTCTACGTCAGCGCCGGGTATGTCGTGATCTCGATTGACTACCGTCTCGCACCGGAGGCGAAGCTCGACGCGATCATTGGGGATGTTCGGGATGCGTTCCGTTGGGTGCGCGAGGAGGGCCCGGCGCTGTTTGGCGTTGACCCCCGGCGCCTTGCCGTGATCGGCCACTCCGGCGGTGGCTACCTCGCCCTGATGAGCGGGATGTGCGTCGAACCGCGCCCACGCGCGGTGGTGTCATTCTACGGCTACGGCGACATCGCGGGCGCGTGGTACAGCCGGCCCGATCCGTTCTACTGCCGGGCGCCCGCTGTGACGCGCGACGAAGCCTATGCAGCGGTCGGCGGCCCCGTCATCTCCGCGGCCGACGGGCCGCACCATCGCGACCGCTTCTACCTCTACTGCCGCCAGCAGGGGCTGTGGCCGAAGGAAGTGACGGGGCATGATCCGGATGCAGAGCCGGATGCATTCGACCCATTCTGCCCGGTGCGCAACGTCACTCCCGACTATCCCCCGACCTTCCTGTCGCACGGCACTGCGGATCCCGACGTGCCATACGAGCAGTCCGTCGCGATGGCCGACGCGCTCGCGCGGGCCGGCACCGAGCACGAACTCATAACGATCCCCGACGGCGCGCACGGCTTCGACGGCGCCGACACGCCGGAGGTCGAGGCCGTCTTCGCGCGCGTGTTGGCTTTCCTCGCACATCATCTGAGGTAG
- a CDS encoding ArgE/DapE family deacylase: MDDLAKRLCDAVQSRADEARDLLLELIRIPSTTGCEGPACDRVLEHCRQLSVDAEAVLAPPDLKQDPDYTFGEQDLTYEDRPNIVAHRRGAGGGRSLIVQSHLDVVPAQSWAEAFDPAVDGDLVVGRGACDAKGQVVAILLALHGLDDADVRLKADVQAQFVIDEEVGGNGALALIRQGYRADAAVILEGTNLQIHPANRGAIWFRLRVTGKSVHMGRAHEGVNAIEKTAALFPALREYERRIVAESAGQPLFERYDRPVQVNLGVMRAGDWPSTVAGEAILEGGVGFLPNKPMEAIKTELREVIEAGADEWTRAHFELDFPKLHNDAYADDPNHPAVAALAASCRDLGLASEVYGWNVSCDARLYHHRGKMPTIVVGPGSISDAHAAGEKIDFRQVVQAAQALALMCVEWCGKA; encoded by the coding sequence ATGGACGACCTCGCGAAGAGACTGTGCGACGCAGTTCAGTCGCGAGCCGACGAGGCGCGCGATCTGCTGCTTGAGCTGATTCGGATTCCCAGCACCACGGGCTGTGAAGGACCTGCCTGCGACCGCGTGCTCGAGCACTGTCGGCAGCTCAGCGTAGATGCGGAAGCGGTGCTTGCCCCGCCCGACCTCAAGCAGGATCCCGATTACACCTTCGGCGAACAGGATCTCACCTACGAGGACCGGCCGAACATCGTCGCGCACCGGCGCGGGGCGGGCGGCGGGCGCAGCCTCATCGTGCAGAGCCACCTCGACGTCGTGCCGGCGCAGTCGTGGGCGGAGGCTTTCGATCCGGCGGTTGACGGCGATCTCGTCGTCGGCCGCGGCGCGTGCGATGCGAAAGGGCAAGTCGTCGCCATTCTGCTCGCCCTGCACGGCCTGGACGATGCAGACGTCAGACTCAAGGCCGACGTGCAAGCCCAGTTCGTCATAGACGAGGAGGTGGGCGGCAACGGCGCGCTGGCGCTTATTAGGCAGGGGTATCGCGCAGACGCGGCGGTGATACTGGAGGGTACCAACCTGCAGATTCATCCTGCGAACCGCGGCGCCATCTGGTTCCGCCTGCGGGTGACGGGCAAGTCGGTGCACATGGGGCGGGCGCACGAGGGGGTCAATGCGATCGAGAAGACGGCGGCACTGTTCCCGGCCTTGCGGGAGTACGAGCGCCGCATCGTCGCTGAGAGCGCCGGGCAGCCGCTGTTCGAGCGCTACGACCGGCCGGTGCAGGTGAACCTGGGAGTGATGCGCGCAGGGGACTGGCCCTCAACCGTGGCGGGTGAGGCAATACTCGAGGGCGGCGTCGGCTTCCTGCCCAACAAGCCGATGGAGGCCATAAAGACCGAACTGCGCGAGGTCATCGAGGCCGGCGCCGATGAGTGGACGCGCGCCCACTTCGAGCTGGATTTCCCGAAGCTGCACAACGACGCCTACGCGGACGACCCGAATCACCCCGCGGTCGCGGCGCTTGCGGCATCATGCCGCGACCTAGGGCTCGCGTCCGAGGTCTACGGCTGGAACGTGAGCTGCGACGCGCGATTGTATCACCACCGCGGCAAGATGCCGACGATCGTCGTCGGCCCCGGGAGCATCTCGGACGCGCACGCGGCGGGGGAGAAGATAGACTTCCGCCAGGTGGTGCAGGCGGCTCAGGCGCTCGCGTTGATGTGCGTCGAGTGGTGCGGCAAGGCGTAG
- a CDS encoding NAD(P)-dependent oxidoreductase has translation MKVCVIGGSGHIGQNLVRMLVREGCEVIVVSRGQTPIPSGGVWDKVRAVTCDYRRGDEEWAKCVRDIGAEVMIDIPGTDVPGTYAAVRGLCAHFIACGSVWMFGEPQVVPTPEETQTPCPFEGYAVRYRELLDTRERARGEGVAFTAIMPPNICGPGKIPLEGRGGRSIEVHQSHQRGEPVPLPEPGQTLIGPCDAEDVAQGFFLAAQQREAAAGEIFNVGSRYALTALRLIETYGEIYGVEIPIEWHSWEEYSTDILPDLGSNFHFKAHMCPDLSKITSRLGYAPRHTPEETLARAVGWMRDTGLL, from the coding sequence ATGAAGGTTTGCGTCATCGGCGGTTCGGGGCACATCGGGCAGAACCTGGTGCGCATGCTGGTGAGAGAGGGATGCGAGGTCATCGTTGTCAGTCGCGGGCAAACGCCGATTCCCTCGGGCGGCGTGTGGGATAAGGTGAGAGCGGTCACGTGCGACTATCGGCGCGGCGACGAGGAATGGGCGAAGTGCGTGCGCGATATCGGCGCCGAGGTGATGATTGACATTCCGGGGACTGATGTGCCCGGGACGTATGCGGCGGTGCGAGGACTCTGCGCGCATTTCATCGCGTGCGGGTCGGTGTGGATGTTCGGCGAGCCGCAGGTGGTGCCGACGCCGGAAGAGACGCAGACGCCGTGTCCGTTTGAGGGGTATGCAGTTCGCTACCGGGAACTGCTCGATACGCGGGAGCGCGCGCGGGGGGAGGGGGTCGCGTTCACGGCGATCATGCCGCCGAACATCTGCGGGCCGGGGAAGATCCCGCTCGAGGGGCGCGGCGGGCGGAGCATCGAGGTGCATCAGTCGCATCAGCGGGGCGAGCCGGTGCCCTTGCCGGAGCCGGGGCAGACGCTCATCGGGCCGTGTGATGCCGAGGATGTTGCGCAGGGATTCTTCCTCGCGGCGCAGCAGCGCGAGGCGGCGGCGGGCGAGATCTTCAACGTCGGGTCGCGGTATGCGCTGACCGCGCTGCGGTTGATCGAGACGTACGGCGAGATCTACGGCGTCGAGATACCGATCGAGTGGCACAGTTGGGAGGAGTACTCGACAGACATACTGCCGGACCTCGGCTCGAACTTCCACTTCAAGGCGCACATGTGCCCGGACCTCTCGAAGATCACCTCGCGCCTGGGCTACGCGCCAAGGCACACGCCGGAGGAGACGCTCGCGCGGGCGGTGGGGTGGATGAGGGACACGGGGTTGCTCTAG
- a CDS encoding DUF4838 domain-containing protein, whose translation MHATLSILAAVVIMALCAAAPAAADAIGISRIAAEQGKLAVSVHVPPGTGARLVELRPYERYAPGGDAAVLWQGKSAGAAIEIPRFDGARDRLFSKFQLADAHDGAALGNAHYVDDLSALPRRDFELPWPDSIKGLQVQMVDDAIALGVKHAGINVMLPSVVDLSGASQETWEVDGEEIHINTGYVNALDATFKPLTGAGINVTAILLNGVPTQPDANNPFIHPSTDLANAPTHLGAFNTTDERGLRHYRAAIEYLANRYSEPDAEHGWVSGYIIGNEVQAHWEWYNIGRMPLDDFVQDYGIALRVADLAARRFHPQIRIYVSLTHHWKEAYSGDPLKGFPGKDFLDRLNAWSKAEGDFPWHVAFHPYPENLMEPRTWQDRRAVPSYDTPKVTFKNIEVLPAYMRQERMLCNGAPRRIILSEQGFHTPDGPDGEEIQAAAYAYAYYRLSRTPGIDAFILHRHVDHKQEGGLRLGLWTWKDDGGLADPDRKKPIYEVFRLADTDQWEQAFEFAKPIIGITHWEEILPSAGIEVSADPTAALEIVSHGESGYRIVTPDEPEPVVEYAARELQHFLAEISGATLPIVGESAAGDGPAFLIGPSRRATSVVSASDLAGLAEDGVLIRTAGRDVALMGEDARGQLYSVYVLLERFLGVRFLARDCTVVPRREVVVLPRIDYAYSPPFMYRETLYFDSFPKQIATRQRLNGPMTQCDEEVGGRIAFHPYVHSFGQLVPPEKYYDEHPEYFSLVGGTRTNAVIHGQLCLTNPDVLRIATEQVLKWIEEHPEVPIFDVSQNDGGGACECENCTAVVNEEGSQHGPILRFVNAIADAVKEQHPEKWIETLAYAYSTKPPALTKPRDNVIIRLCHGGCYFHGFEVCGLGANLAGYVDEWRKLTRRIFIWHYATNFAHYIAPNQNLDGLARDIKFYAAHGVNGLMVQADYQSPGGELAELRQYLAAQLMWDPRRDPEMIRLEFCDGYYGAAADDVLRYLRLTDEAARRSDVHAFGAWDPQNTVTPEFVADGLRILTRARTRANSPEVANRVARLLLPLWYVQLSYPERYGLTPADGAQVVRDFRAVVEANLVTHVREGGENMAGWLTEQEARYAAVPQSVVYDLYLNMGHARREHCLDWRAETIEAGDRVLLTIFQHPPAEGDGDATYGIDLPALEAAGKLVLRFATGFTGPTENGVRFAVLVDGAEVWAGEQRGLAPVEHEVDLSAWAGKAIDLTLRVNALGNERYDWANWVRPQVVVAR comes from the coding sequence ATGCACGCGACGTTATCCATACTTGCAGCGGTTGTGATAATGGCTCTGTGCGCGGCGGCGCCGGCGGCCGCGGATGCGATCGGCATCTCGCGGATCGCGGCGGAGCAAGGGAAGCTGGCGGTCAGCGTGCACGTGCCGCCGGGCACGGGCGCGCGCCTCGTCGAACTGCGGCCGTATGAGCGCTACGCGCCCGGCGGTGATGCGGCGGTGCTGTGGCAGGGCAAGAGCGCGGGCGCGGCGATCGAGATCCCGCGCTTCGACGGCGCGCGCGACCGGCTGTTCTCGAAGTTTCAACTCGCGGATGCGCACGACGGCGCCGCCCTGGGGAACGCGCACTACGTGGATGACCTCTCCGCCCTGCCGCGGCGCGACTTTGAACTGCCGTGGCCCGACAGCATCAAGGGGCTGCAGGTGCAGATGGTTGACGACGCCATCGCCCTTGGGGTGAAGCACGCGGGGATCAACGTCATGCTGCCGTCGGTCGTTGACCTGTCGGGCGCATCGCAGGAGACCTGGGAGGTTGACGGCGAGGAGATACACATCAACACCGGCTACGTCAATGCGCTGGATGCGACGTTCAAGCCCCTGACCGGCGCGGGGATCAACGTCACCGCGATTCTCCTCAACGGGGTGCCGACGCAGCCCGATGCGAATAACCCATTCATCCATCCCAGCACCGACCTGGCCAACGCGCCGACGCATCTCGGCGCCTTCAACACGACCGACGAGCGCGGCCTGCGCCACTACCGGGCGGCCATCGAGTACCTCGCGAACCGCTACTCGGAGCCGGACGCAGAGCACGGCTGGGTCTCGGGGTACATCATCGGCAACGAGGTGCAGGCGCACTGGGAATGGTACAACATCGGGCGCATGCCCCTTGATGATTTCGTGCAGGACTATGGGATCGCGCTGCGCGTGGCCGATCTCGCGGCGCGGCGATTCCACCCGCAGATCCGCATCTACGTGTCGCTGACGCACCACTGGAAGGAAGCGTACAGCGGCGATCCGCTCAAGGGGTTCCCGGGCAAAGACTTCCTCGACCGCCTCAACGCGTGGTCGAAGGCGGAGGGGGACTTCCCCTGGCACGTCGCGTTCCACCCGTATCCGGAGAATCTGATGGAACCGCGCACGTGGCAGGACCGGCGCGCGGTGCCGAGCTACGACACGCCGAAGGTGACGTTCAAGAACATCGAGGTGCTGCCCGCGTATATGAGGCAGGAGCGGATGCTGTGCAACGGCGCGCCGCGGCGCATCATCCTTTCCGAGCAGGGATTCCACACGCCCGACGGCCCGGACGGCGAGGAGATCCAGGCCGCCGCTTACGCGTACGCCTACTACCGGCTCAGCCGTACGCCGGGCATTGATGCCTTCATCCTTCACCGCCACGTTGACCACAAGCAGGAAGGCGGCCTGCGCCTGGGGCTGTGGACGTGGAAAGACGACGGCGGCCTCGCTGATCCCGATCGCAAGAAGCCGATCTACGAGGTCTTCCGCCTCGCCGATACCGACCAGTGGGAGCAGGCATTCGAGTTTGCGAAACCGATCATCGGCATCACGCACTGGGAGGAGATCCTGCCGTCGGCGGGCATCGAGGTGAGCGCCGACCCGACGGCCGCGCTCGAAATCGTGTCGCACGGTGAAAGCGGCTACCGCATCGTCACGCCGGACGAGCCCGAGCCGGTGGTCGAGTATGCGGCGCGCGAACTTCAGCATTTCCTGGCCGAGATATCGGGGGCGACGCTGCCGATCGTCGGCGAAAGCGCGGCGGGCGACGGGCCGGCGTTCCTCATCGGCCCGAGTCGGCGCGCGACGAGCGTCGTGTCGGCAAGCGACCTCGCGGGCCTCGCGGAGGACGGCGTGTTGATTCGAACGGCGGGGCGGGACGTCGCCCTGATGGGGGAGGACGCCCGCGGGCAGCTCTACAGCGTCTATGTCCTGCTCGAGCGCTTCCTCGGGGTCCGTTTCCTCGCGCGCGATTGCACGGTCGTGCCGCGGCGCGAGGTGGTCGTGCTGCCAAGGATTGACTACGCGTACTCGCCGCCGTTCATGTACCGCGAGACGCTGTACTTCGACAGCTTCCCCAAGCAGATCGCGACGCGCCAGCGTCTCAACGGACCGATGACGCAATGCGACGAAGAAGTCGGGGGCCGGATTGCGTTCCACCCCTACGTCCACAGCTTCGGGCAACTCGTGCCGCCGGAGAAGTACTACGACGAGCATCCCGAGTACTTCAGCCTGGTCGGCGGCACGCGCACGAATGCCGTGATTCACGGTCAACTGTGCCTGACCAACCCGGACGTGCTGAGGATCGCCACCGAGCAGGTTCTGAAATGGATCGAGGAGCATCCGGAGGTGCCGATCTTCGACGTTTCGCAGAATGACGGCGGCGGCGCGTGCGAGTGTGAGAACTGCACGGCGGTGGTGAACGAGGAAGGCTCGCAGCACGGGCCGATCCTGCGCTTCGTCAACGCCATCGCGGATGCCGTCAAGGAGCAGCATCCCGAGAAGTGGATCGAGACGCTCGCGTACGCCTACTCGACGAAGCCTCCGGCGCTCACCAAGCCGCGCGACAACGTCATCATTCGCCTGTGCCATGGCGGATGCTATTTCCACGGGTTCGAGGTGTGCGGGCTCGGGGCGAATCTCGCGGGGTACGTGGATGAGTGGCGCAAGCTCACGCGGCGCATCTTCATCTGGCACTACGCCACCAACTTCGCGCATTACATCGCCCCCAATCAGAACCTGGACGGGCTGGCGAGGGATATCAAGTTCTATGCCGCGCACGGGGTGAACGGGCTAATGGTGCAGGCGGACTACCAGAGCCCGGGTGGCGAGCTGGCGGAGCTCCGGCAGTACCTCGCGGCGCAGCTCATGTGGGATCCGCGCCGCGACCCGGAGATGATCCGTCTCGAGTTCTGCGACGGCTACTACGGCGCGGCGGCGGATGACGTGCTGCGTTACTTGCGGTTGACGGACGAGGCGGCGAGGAGGTCGGATGTGCACGCCTTCGGGGCGTGGGATCCGCAGAACACGGTGACGCCGGAGTTCGTCGCGGACGGGCTGAGGATACTGACCCGCGCGCGGACGAGGGCGAACAGTCCCGAGGTCGCGAATCGAGTGGCGCGTCTGCTCCTGCCGCTGTGGTACGTGCAGTTGAGCTATCCGGAGCGGTACGGGCTGACCCCGGCGGATGGCGCGCAGGTGGTGCGCGATTTCCGGGCTGTGGTCGAGGCGAACCTCGTCACCCACGTCCGCGAGGGCGGCGAGAACATGGCGGGATGGCTCACGGAGCAGGAAGCCAGGTATGCGGCGGTGCCGCAGTCGGTGGTCTATGATCTGTACCTCAACATGGGGCACGCGAGGCGGGAGCACTGCCTGGACTGGCGGGCTGAGACGATCGAGGCGGGCGATCGCGTGCTGTTGACGATCTTTCAGCACCCGCCGGCGGAGGGCGACGGCGACGCGACGTACGGGATTGATTTGCCCGCGCTCGAAGCAGCGGGCAAGCTCGTCCTGCGTTTCGCCACGGGCTTCACCGGCCCGACGGAGAACGGAGTGCGGTTCGCCGTCCTGGTTGACGGCGCCGAAGTGTGGGCGGGCGAGCAGCGCGGCCTGGCGCCGGTGGAGCACGAGGTGGATCTGTCGGCGTGGGCGGGCAAGGCGATTGATCTCACGCTGCGCGTCAACGCGTTGGGCAATGAGCGTTACGACTGGGCGAACTGGGTACGGCCGCAGGTAGTGGTTGCGCGATGA
- the rpoZ gene encoding DNA-directed RNA polymerase subunit omega produces MRIPDSGAEQDKEVEVDKLARKLGKYTLVVAVAKRAREMKERTTRAPLGPSPASYIERALRDVEKGQVKIVRSREEQA; encoded by the coding sequence ATGAGAATACCCGACAGCGGAGCGGAACAGGATAAGGAAGTAGAGGTGGACAAACTGGCACGGAAACTCGGGAAATACACCTTGGTTGTGGCGGTGGCGAAGCGAGCGCGCGAGATGAAGGAGCGCACGACACGCGCGCCGCTCGGGCCGAGCCCGGCCAGCTACATTGAGCGGGCACTGCGTGACGTCGAGAAAGGGCAAGTCAAGATAGTGCGCAGCCGTGAGGAGCAGGCGTAG
- the dnaJ gene encoding molecular chaperone DnaJ has translation MQQDYYEMLGVARDATAEEIKRAYRRLARECHPDVNPGDASAESRFKGIAAAYEVLSDPQKRARYDRFGHAGGRGGLDDFGFDFGGFGDLFESFFGGMGRSARVQVEERGSDLQCDVEVTLAEAATGVQRPVNVSRMRACSTCEGSGSKSGSQPTACPSCHGAGEVRRTSSNVFGMRFATVTTCDRCRGGGTVHSDPCSNCYGTGRERVPEQMTVSVPAGVESGMRLRLRGEGDAGLHGAPAGDLHVNVHVSPDSFFERRGTELICEIPIPFTAAALGGTVTVPCLAGTSELRIPAGTQSGTVFRIHGKGMPDINAGRHGDQHVVVRVVVPTRLTSEQHRLLEKFAQAGGDAVGEQERKLFDRLKDAFGG, from the coding sequence ATGCAGCAGGACTATTACGAGATGCTCGGCGTGGCGCGCGACGCGACGGCCGAGGAGATTAAGCGAGCCTACCGCAGGCTGGCGCGCGAATGCCACCCCGACGTTAACCCCGGCGATGCGAGCGCGGAGAGCAGGTTCAAGGGAATCGCCGCGGCGTACGAGGTGCTGAGCGACCCGCAGAAGCGCGCGCGCTATGACCGCTTCGGCCACGCCGGGGGGCGCGGCGGGTTGGACGACTTCGGCTTCGACTTCGGCGGCTTCGGCGACCTGTTCGAGTCCTTCTTCGGAGGCATGGGGCGCAGCGCCCGGGTGCAGGTCGAGGAGCGCGGCAGCGATCTGCAGTGCGACGTCGAGGTCACGCTCGCGGAGGCGGCGACCGGAGTGCAGCGCCCGGTCAATGTGTCGCGCATGCGGGCCTGTTCGACCTGCGAGGGGAGCGGCAGCAAGTCCGGTTCGCAGCCGACGGCCTGCCCGTCGTGCCACGGAGCCGGGGAGGTCCGCCGCACTTCGAGCAATGTCTTCGGCATGCGCTTCGCAACGGTCACGACGTGCGATCGCTGCCGCGGCGGCGGCACGGTGCACTCGGACCCGTGCTCGAACTGCTACGGCACCGGCCGCGAGCGGGTCCCGGAGCAGATGACCGTGAGCGTTCCGGCGGGCGTGGAATCGGGAATGCGGCTGCGGCTCCGCGGCGAGGGCGACGCCGGGCTGCACGGCGCTCCGGCCGGGGATCTTCACGTCAACGTGCACGTCAGCCCGGATTCGTTCTTCGAGCGCCGGGGCACCGAGCTGATATGCGAGATACCGATTCCCTTCACCGCCGCGGCGCTGGGCGGGACGGTCACCGTGCCGTGCCTCGCCGGCACGTCGGAACTGCGCATCCCCGCGGGGACGCAAAGCGGCACGGTGTTCCGGATCCACGGCAAAGGGATGCCCGACATCAACGCCGGACGGCACGGCGATCAGCACGTCGTAGTGCGCGTGGTGGTTCCGACGCGCCTCACGTCGGAGCAGCACAGGCTGCTGGAGAAGTTCGCACAGGCCGGCGGCGACGCGGTGGGAGAGCAGGAACGCAAGCTCTTCGATCGGCTGAAGGACGCCTTCGGCGGGTAA